A genomic segment from Ignavibacteriales bacterium encodes:
- a CDS encoding xanthine dehydrogenase family protein molybdopterin-binding subunit, with product MSEKLKIIGKSERRVDAWGKVAGKAKYADDYNVSHQLIGKVLRSKYPHAKIIHIDISKAENLTGVEAVLTAKDIPGAKVFGVVVKNQAILAEDRVRYLGDGIAIVAALSKEIAEQAISLIEVEYEPLPIVSDPEEAMKPDAPVLHDDKNEFVHHHVRKGDITKGYTEADFIIERKFKTQFIEHSYIEPEAVLAEPSEQGGIKITGCVQNLFSTRRSVASMLNLDLAQVQIVQSTLGGSFGGKDEAMTLISCRAALLAMKTDKPVKIVNTREESMLESYKRHPYVLYYKWGAKKDGSITAMEIKCIADGGAYASMSPFVTWRSVVQATGPYYCENVKTDVYATYTNNNYTGAMRGFGSPQVNFAIESMMDELAERVGMNPFEIRMKNGFEIGAVTATGQKLTHNVSLKEVLKKAADASDFEKKWNNNRKATMNEKRCGIGLACSYRGVSLGAEGTDAAETIVSVQTDGSVIVSSGITDMGQGAQTQMSQITAEVLGISMNRIQFLNTNTSRVADSGATVASRGTIMGGSAAKNAAEKVRMTLLEVGAEMTGEAVSDLDLLDNYLVNKKTKERLASFNELATVCFDKGKPMIGLGWHRSPKTSWDETQGQGDAYFTFVYGANVAEVEVDIETGKVNVKDFVSVHDVGKAINKGMVEAQIYGGVAMGIGYGLLEEFEIEDGIPKQINFDEYLIPTSMDVPRMKAIIVENEDPTGPFGAKSVGEPTNELAAPAIVNAIYNATGKRLYEIPANLERVRLGHKLIRTGKRGSEQKESGEADSCKIQGNRT from the coding sequence ATGTCTGAAAAACTCAAAATAATCGGCAAGTCTGAACGGCGTGTGGATGCATGGGGCAAGGTAGCCGGTAAAGCGAAGTACGCCGACGATTATAATGTGTCGCACCAATTGATAGGTAAAGTGCTTCGCTCGAAATATCCGCATGCTAAAATTATCCACATCGATATTTCGAAAGCGGAAAATCTTACTGGCGTTGAGGCGGTGCTGACTGCAAAGGATATTCCCGGTGCAAAAGTGTTCGGTGTTGTTGTAAAGAATCAAGCTATTCTTGCGGAAGATCGTGTCCGCTATCTTGGAGATGGCATTGCAATCGTTGCCGCTCTGTCGAAGGAAATTGCCGAACAGGCGATTTCACTTATCGAAGTCGAATACGAACCGCTTCCCATCGTGAGCGATCCGGAAGAAGCAATGAAACCGGATGCGCCGGTTCTCCATGACGATAAAAATGAATTCGTGCATCATCACGTTCGAAAAGGTGATATCACGAAAGGTTATACTGAAGCTGATTTTATTATTGAACGGAAATTCAAAACTCAATTTATCGAGCATTCGTACATCGAACCGGAAGCTGTACTTGCAGAACCATCAGAACAGGGTGGAATAAAAATCACGGGTTGTGTACAGAATCTTTTTTCAACCCGCCGTTCTGTTGCATCGATGTTGAATCTTGATCTTGCGCAAGTGCAGATTGTACAGTCAACGCTTGGCGGTTCATTTGGCGGTAAAGATGAAGCGATGACGTTAATCAGCTGCCGGGCTGCGTTACTTGCGATGAAAACAGATAAGCCAGTCAAGATAGTCAACACGCGCGAAGAGTCGATGCTCGAAAGTTACAAGCGGCACCCGTATGTGCTCTATTATAAATGGGGCGCTAAGAAGGATGGCTCCATCACTGCAATGGAGATCAAGTGTATCGCAGATGGCGGTGCGTACGCATCGATGAGCCCGTTTGTTACGTGGCGGTCCGTTGTGCAGGCAACGGGGCCTTACTATTGTGAGAATGTTAAAACAGATGTCTATGCGACATACACCAACAATAATTACACCGGAGCGATGCGCGGATTCGGATCGCCGCAAGTCAATTTTGCCATTGAATCAATGATGGATGAGTTGGCAGAAAGAGTTGGAATGAATCCGTTCGAAATCAGAATGAAGAATGGATTTGAGATCGGAGCGGTGACTGCGACGGGTCAAAAACTAACACATAATGTTAGTTTGAAGGAAGTATTGAAGAAAGCTGCGGATGCAAGCGACTTCGAGAAGAAATGGAACAACAATCGCAAAGCAACGATGAACGAAAAACGATGCGGCATTGGGCTCGCATGCAGCTATCGCGGTGTGTCGCTTGGTGCAGAAGGAACCGATGCAGCAGAAACCATAGTCTCTGTGCAAACGGATGGCAGCGTGATCGTTTCTTCCGGCATCACTGATATGGGACAGGGTGCGCAAACGCAAATGTCGCAAATTACTGCTGAGGTGCTTGGTATTTCGATGAATCGGATTCAATTTCTGAACACGAATACAAGTCGTGTTGCGGATTCCGGAGCAACAGTCGCATCGCGAGGAACAATTATGGGCGGTTCAGCGGCAAAGAATGCGGCAGAAAAAGTGCGTATGACATTACTCGAAGTCGGTGCAGAAATGACTGGCGAAGCAGTGAGCGATCTCGATCTTCTCGACAACTATCTCGTCAATAAAAAAACAAAAGAGCGTCTGGCATCATTCAATGAACTTGCAACTGTATGCTTCGACAAAGGTAAACCAATGATAGGACTTGGCTGGCATCGTTCACCAAAGACTTCTTGGGATGAAACGCAGGGACAAGGTGATGCATATTTTACTTTTGTTTACGGAGCAAATGTGGCAGAAGTAGAAGTCGACATTGAAACAGGAAAAGTCAACGTGAAGGACTTCGTTTCTGTGCATGATGTCGGTAAGGCGATCAATAAAGGAATGGTCGAAGCACAGATTTACGGCGGTGTAGCAATGGGCATTGGTTATGGATTGCTGGAAGAGTTTGAAATTGAAGACGGCATTCCAAAGCAGATCAACTTTGATGAATATCTCATTCCAACGTCGATGGATGTACCGCGCATGAAGGCAATCATAGTAGAGAACGAAGATCCAACTGGACCGTTTGGAGCAAAATCAGTCGGCGAACCGACCAATGAACTTGCAGCTCCAGCAATTGTCAATGCGATTTATAATGCAACTGGAAAACGTCTCTATGAAATTCCTGCAAACCTTGAACGAGTACGGCTCGGTCATAAACTCATACGAACTGGCAAGCGTGGTTCGGAGCAGAAGGAATCTGGGGAAGCCGATTCATGCAAGATTCAGGGGAATAGAACGTGA
- a CDS encoding xanthine dehydrogenase family protein subunit M, with protein MKQFEYFSPNNVIETFALLTEFGSDAQILAGGTDVLIELRKPSVKAPKAIIDISCLSELKGITETESEIVIKPLSTHTELGTSPVIKKYARLLHMAANGIGSPQIRNRGTIGGNIMNAATCADTIPPLMALGATAKLQSIEGERNVPLIDFFVKPYQTIAAKNELLTEVRFPKLLNLMKSAFIKLGRRNALAISRLSVAAILQKNDNGLIKEARIVPGAAFPKWQRMIEAEKILIGQKPTKELFAEAGQKVSEVMISFTGKRWSTEYKEPVIAVLVRRALERCV; from the coding sequence GTGAAGCAGTTTGAATATTTTTCGCCGAACAATGTTATAGAAACTTTCGCACTGTTGACAGAGTTTGGAAGTGATGCACAAATTCTTGCTGGCGGCACAGATGTGTTAATAGAACTTCGTAAACCTTCGGTCAAAGCTCCCAAAGCAATCATCGATATAAGCTGTTTAAGTGAATTGAAGGGAATTACCGAGACTGAATCTGAAATTGTTATCAAACCGCTTAGTACACATACTGAGCTTGGAACTTCGCCAGTTATCAAGAAGTATGCGCGATTGCTTCATATGGCTGCAAATGGTATCGGCTCACCGCAAATCAGAAATCGCGGGACCATAGGCGGTAACATCATGAACGCAGCAACATGCGCCGATACTATTCCGCCATTGATGGCGCTTGGTGCAACCGCGAAATTACAGTCGATAGAAGGTGAACGTAATGTTCCTCTTATCGATTTCTTTGTTAAACCTTATCAGACCATCGCGGCAAAGAATGAGCTTCTCACGGAGGTTCGATTTCCTAAGTTACTCAACTTGATGAAAAGCGCGTTCATCAAACTTGGAAGAAGAAATGCACTGGCGATTTCCCGTTTGAGTGTTGCGGCAATCCTTCAAAAGAATGACAATGGACTTATCAAGGAGGCGCGAATTGTTCCTGGAGCGGCATTCCCCAAATGGCAGCGAATGATAGAAGCAGAAAAAATATTGATTGGACAAAAGCCGACAAAGGAATTATTCGCCGAAGCAGGGCAAAAGGTTTCGGAAGTAATGATCTCTTTTACTGGAAAACGTTGGTCAACTGAATACAAAGAGCCCGTGATAGCCGTTCTTGTTCGCAGAGCATTGGAAAGATGTGTATGA
- a CDS encoding four helix bundle protein, which produces MVKSIKRFEDLEVWQRAVDFAAEIYRISDIGKLKQDFDAKSQLRRAAFSISNNIAEGFEYNSTSEFIRFLKYSKGSAGEVRNQLIILN; this is translated from the coding sequence GTGGTAAAAAGTATAAAGAGATTTGAGGATTTGGAAGTGTGGCAACGGGCTGTAGATTTTGCTGCTGAGATCTACAGGATCTCCGATATTGGAAAACTGAAGCAAGATTTTGATGCGAAGAGTCAGTTAAGACGTGCTGCTTTTTCTATATCGAATAATATCGCAGAGGGATTCGAGTATAATTCTACTTCAGAGTTTATTCGATTCTTAAAATATTCAAAAGGGTCGGCTGGTGAAGTACGAAATCAATTGATTATTCTAAATTAA
- a CDS encoding (2Fe-2S)-binding protein — protein sequence MKNISVSTTINKKHYTLTIPPNITLLALLREELGLTGTKCGCEIGECGACTVLMNDKAVNSCLVLAPQINGQEILTVEGLATGNKLHPLQESFLDHDAVHCGFCTPGMLMSAKDLLDHNPDPKEEEIRTAISGNLCRCSGYQQIVDAIQNNNVPPLKG from the coding sequence ATGAAAAACATCTCAGTATCAACAACAATTAATAAAAAGCACTACACGTTAACAATTCCACCTAATATAACTTTGCTGGCGCTTCTGCGCGAAGAGTTGGGCTTGACCGGAACAAAGTGTGGCTGTGAAATCGGTGAGTGCGGCGCATGTACAGTGCTGATGAACGACAAAGCTGTTAATTCGTGTCTTGTACTCGCTCCACAGATTAATGGACAAGAAATATTGACTGTCGAAGGGCTTGCGACCGGAAACAAACTTCATCCGCTGCAGGAATCATTCTTAGATCATGACGCGGTGCATTGCGGATTCTGTACACCCGGTATGCTGATGAGTGCAAAAGATTTGCTAGATCATAATCCAGATCCCAAGGAAGAAGAAATTCGAACCGCTATTTCCGGCAACTTGTGTCGTTGCAGCGGATACCAACAAATAGTTGATGCTATACAAAACAACAATGTTCCACCATTGAAAGGATAG
- a CDS encoding APC family permease — protein MERIKELLIGKPRDIHDPKLFHKISLIAFLAWVGLGADGLSSSAYGPDEAFRALTGHPELAVLLACATAFTVFIISYSYSRIIEHFPSGGGGYVVATKLLGAPFGVVSGSALLIDYILTITVSIASGAAQIFSFLPYSWRPWMVPVEAFAIIALIILNLRGAKESISILVPIFLFFLVAHIAVFVGAIVLRFGDIPQVASTAAVNLHNDISTIGWLGMFLIFARAYSRGAGTYTGIEAVSNGLQIMREPRIPTAKRTMVYMAVSLAITAGAIFLLYLLLGVTEQPGKTLNAVMVEKLGIGPWFVVAVLISEAALLFVAAQTGFIDGPRVMANMANDRWMPHRFASLSDRLTMHYGIILMGAASLALLFYTKGHIDMLVTMYSVNVFVTFSLSQLGMVRFWIRERGKQEWKRSISIHIIGLILCVGILGIVVYEKFEEGAWMTVVITSMLILLCVVIRRHYHLVTNKLRSLSDILEGLPAENATVHSEEKLVGNKPTAILLVESYNGLGIHSLLNIIKQFPGYFKQMVFVSVAVVDSGNFKGADEVDRLEENTKQELQRYVQLATNLGIPATSRMSTGTEAVEEAEKICLELSHEFKQSVFFAAKLVFQKQKWYQRILHSETAYAIQNRLQFQGLSMVVLPVRVWN, from the coding sequence TTGGAGCGCATTAAAGAATTACTCATCGGGAAACCCCGTGATATTCACGATCCAAAACTTTTTCACAAGATTTCGCTCATTGCGTTTCTCGCGTGGGTGGGACTTGGAGCCGATGGACTAAGTTCATCAGCGTATGGACCCGATGAAGCTTTTCGTGCATTGACAGGACATCCGGAACTTGCTGTTCTTCTTGCATGTGCAACGGCGTTCACCGTATTTATTATTTCGTACTCTTACAGCCGAATTATTGAACACTTCCCAAGCGGCGGTGGTGGTTATGTCGTCGCGACGAAACTTCTCGGAGCACCTTTCGGAGTTGTGTCAGGAAGTGCCTTGCTTATAGATTATATTCTCACAATCACCGTATCGATCGCTTCCGGTGCTGCACAGATATTTAGTTTTCTTCCGTATTCATGGCGCCCATGGATGGTGCCGGTGGAAGCGTTTGCAATCATCGCTCTGATCATTTTGAATCTCCGGGGAGCCAAAGAATCCATTTCTATATTGGTTCCGATCTTCCTCTTCTTTCTCGTAGCTCATATTGCAGTGTTTGTTGGTGCAATAGTGCTTCGCTTCGGCGATATTCCGCAGGTAGCATCTACTGCCGCAGTGAATTTACACAATGATATTTCAACGATCGGATGGCTTGGTATGTTTCTTATCTTCGCTCGTGCCTACTCACGCGGAGCCGGTACATACACTGGAATCGAAGCAGTTTCCAACGGTTTACAGATTATGCGCGAACCGCGTATCCCGACGGCAAAACGAACGATGGTCTATATGGCGGTATCGCTTGCGATAACCGCCGGGGCGATTTTTCTTCTGTATCTTCTCTTAGGAGTTACTGAACAACCTGGAAAGACCCTCAATGCTGTGATGGTCGAAAAGCTTGGCATTGGTCCTTGGTTTGTTGTTGCTGTCCTTATTTCTGAAGCAGCATTGCTCTTTGTTGCAGCACAAACCGGCTTTATCGACGGTCCGCGTGTAATGGCAAATATGGCAAACGACCGCTGGATGCCGCATCGTTTTGCCTCATTGTCGGATCGGTTGACGATGCACTATGGAATTATTTTAATGGGTGCAGCTTCGCTTGCTCTACTCTTCTATACAAAAGGGCATATTGATATGCTCGTAACGATGTATTCCGTCAACGTGTTTGTGACTTTTTCACTTTCTCAATTGGGCATGGTGCGATTCTGGATTCGTGAACGGGGAAAACAGGAGTGGAAGCGGTCAATCTCTATCCATATCATCGGTTTGATCCTGTGCGTAGGTATTCTCGGAATCGTGGTTTATGAAAAATTTGAAGAAGGTGCATGGATGACAGTTGTGATTACTTCGATGCTCATTTTGTTGTGTGTTGTCATTCGGAGACATTATCATCTTGTAACCAATAAACTTCGTTCATTATCTGATATCCTCGAAGGGCTTCCTGCTGAGAATGCTACAGTTCATTCTGAGGAAAAACTTGTTGGGAATAAACCAACTGCAATTTTGCTTGTTGAAAGTTACAACGGACTGGGCATTCACTCTTTGTTAAATATTATAAAACAATTCCCCGGCTATTTTAAGCAAATGGTATTTGTATCGGTCGCAGTGGTGGATTCTGGAAATTTCAAAGGGGCCGATGAAGTAGATCGTCTTGAAGAAAACACGAAACAAGAATTACAACGATATGTACAATTAGCAACAAACCTCGGTATCCCGGCAACATCGCGAATGTCAACAGGAACAGAAGCTGTGGAAGAAGCAGAAAAGATTTGTTTAGAACTTTCACATGAGTTTAAACAATCAGTATTTTTTGCTGCAAAATTGGTCTTCCAGAAACAGAAATGGTATCAACGAATTCTGCACAGCGAAACCGCGTATGCGATTCAAAATCGGCTTCAATTTCAGGGACTGTCAATGGTCGTATTGCCAGTGCGGGTGTGGAATTAA
- a CDS encoding FAD-dependent oxidoreductase yields the protein MNLTLTQQQARIEAERCLQCFDAPCEQACPTHIKIPQFIGMIRSGNIIGAAKVAKTSNALINVCGKICPEETFCQSVCTRSKQDEPIKIRELHFFASQEEVKQGFSKIKLFPKLNKKIAVVGAGPSGLGCAFELAKYGYKVNVFDKGKPGGVPRNSIPVYRLADKELESDTKFLLKYFSLKKKTINGKTFAQIQKLYDATFLAIGLGKDRPVGISGEKMKGVLPVLEFLESAKANPKKIKLGKRVVIIGGGNVSLDAAATAKRLGAENVILIYRRGEKEMRVWKSELEEARKQGIEIRFLTNPVAIVGKKKVVGMTCRRTKLSKQKDTSGRPIPVEVKGTEFIIDVDTVIVAIGQSIAADWLEGFAREKGYIKVDENFQTSQKSVFAGGDMIAGEGTIVQSVAQGKHAAQAIHNYLINSKNEL from the coding sequence ATGAACTTAACGTTAACTCAACAGCAAGCCAGGATCGAAGCCGAACGGTGCTTGCAATGTTTTGATGCGCCGTGTGAGCAGGCGTGCCCGACGCATATCAAAATTCCTCAATTCATCGGAATGATTCGCAGCGGCAATATTATTGGTGCAGCCAAAGTTGCAAAAACCTCCAATGCACTAATCAATGTCTGTGGTAAAATCTGTCCGGAAGAAACCTTTTGCCAATCGGTTTGCACTCGAAGTAAGCAGGATGAGCCGATCAAGATCCGTGAACTGCATTTCTTTGCATCGCAAGAAGAAGTAAAGCAGGGATTTTCGAAAATAAAACTATTTCCGAAATTGAATAAGAAAATTGCTGTCGTTGGAGCCGGACCGTCCGGACTCGGATGTGCGTTTGAGTTAGCGAAATATGGTTACAAGGTAAATGTGTTTGATAAAGGTAAACCAGGCGGCGTGCCACGTAATAGTATTCCAGTATATCGTCTTGCAGATAAAGAGTTAGAATCGGATACAAAGTTTTTGTTAAAATATTTTTCTCTGAAAAAGAAAACGATTAATGGAAAAACGTTCGCGCAAATCCAAAAATTATACGATGCGACGTTTCTTGCGATTGGACTTGGAAAGGATCGTCCTGTTGGAATTTCCGGTGAGAAGATGAAAGGCGTTTTGCCGGTTTTGGAATTTCTTGAATCAGCGAAGGCAAATCCAAAGAAAATAAAACTCGGCAAGCGTGTCGTTATTATTGGCGGCGGCAATGTATCGTTGGATGCCGCGGCAACCGCAAAACGGCTCGGTGCGGAGAATGTTATCCTTATCTATCGACGTGGTGAAAAAGAGATGCGTGTCTGGAAGTCCGAGTTGGAAGAGGCGCGCAAGCAAGGCATAGAAATTCGTTTTCTCACAAATCCGGTTGCAATTGTTGGAAAGAAAAAAGTGGTAGGCATGACATGCCGACGCACGAAGTTAAGTAAACAGAAGGATACATCGGGTCGTCCAATACCGGTGGAAGTGAAAGGAACTGAATTCATCATTGATGTCGATACTGTTATTGTTGCTATTGGCCAGTCAATAGCGGCGGATTGGCTTGAAGGATTTGCTCGCGAAAAAGGATATATCAAGGTTGATGAGAATTTCCAGACTTCCCAAAAGAGCGTTTTTGCGGGAGGCGATATGATTGCCGGTGAAGGAACGATTGTCCAATCTGTTGCGCAAGGAAAACATGCCGCGCAGGCGATTCATAATTATTTAATAAATTCCAAAAATGAACTATAG
- a CDS encoding ORF6N domain-containing protein, whose amino-acid sequence MNYSLVPSEVIEQHIYLIRNQKVMLDRDLADLYGVSTKILNQAVKRNLERFPEDFMFQLSSDESETWWKHVISERSRSQFVTLKRGENIKYQPFAFTEHGILMLSSVLRNERAIAVNIAIMRAFVKLREILASQKDLVRRLDELEQKYDEHFQVVFDAIRQLMTPPEKPKHKIGFCVEEPKAIYRTRRKRNRKH is encoded by the coding sequence ATGAACTATAGCCTGGTTCCATCGGAAGTCATTGAACAGCACATTTATTTGATTCGTAATCAAAAGGTGATGCTGGATCGTGACCTCGCTGATTTGTACGGAGTTTCCACAAAAATTCTCAATCAAGCGGTAAAGAGGAATCTGGAGCGATTTCCCGAGGATTTTATGTTCCAATTATCTTCAGATGAGTCAGAAACATGGTGGAAGCACGTCATCTCCGAACGTTCAAGGTCACAATTTGTGACCTTGAAGCGAGGTGAAAATATCAAGTATCAACCATTTGCTTTTACTGAACATGGTATCCTAATGCTTTCAAGTGTTTTGCGGAACGAACGAGCAATTGCGGTGAATATTGCCATTATGCGAGCATTCGTAAAACTGCGGGAAATACTTGCCTCACAAAAAGATCTTGTCCGTAGGCTTGATGAACTTGAACAGAAGTATGATGAGCACTTTCAAGTAGTATTTGATGCGATCCGTCAATTGATGACTCCACCGGAGAAGCCAAAACATAAAATCGGATTTTGTGTTGAAGAACCAAAAGCAATCTATCGTACTCGTAGAAAGAGAAATAGGAAGCATTAA
- the preA gene encoding NAD-dependent dihydropyrimidine dehydrogenase subunit PreA — protein MGYKKFKEIEIYPERDLSYNFLGIHFENPFILAAAPSTDDLDMVRRGFQMGWAGAILKTTSVEGTKVDLCYPMMSTFEYEGRKLFGMGNIDLISEHHIDKVEYNVRMLKKEYPEKMIAASIMAGRKEDWQRLVERLEKAGVDLIECSFSCPQGNIGEDPGKMLAQSLSATELTARWVKEASKRVPISIKITPHVTDIVEVARAVKRSGCDALTASNSIQALMGIDIKTFVPNPSLGGKSTYSGMTGPAIKPITLRTIAEIARNVDIPILGTGGASTWSDAVEFMSVGAGVVEFCTVVMHYGFRVIEDLKNGMSHYLDEMKFSSPEEIVGKALPNIVSHDELPRKRMRNHIHENLCIGCDLCYVACRDGGHHAIDQLENRIAHIDWKRCVGCGLCKFVCPIDGCIEIMEWK, from the coding sequence ATGGGATATAAAAAGTTTAAAGAAATAGAAATTTATCCAGAGCGCGATCTATCATACAATTTTCTCGGAATTCATTTTGAGAATCCGTTCATCCTTGCTGCAGCGCCTTCAACAGATGATCTGGATATGGTGCGGCGTGGATTCCAAATGGGATGGGCTGGAGCAATTCTCAAAACAACATCAGTAGAAGGAACGAAAGTCGATCTTTGCTACCCGATGATGTCTACATTCGAGTATGAGGGACGAAAGTTGTTTGGAATGGGAAATATCGATCTTATCTCAGAACATCACATCGATAAAGTGGAATACAATGTTCGGATGTTGAAGAAAGAATATCCGGAGAAAATGATTGCAGCAAGTATTATGGCAGGAAGAAAAGAAGATTGGCAGCGTCTCGTTGAGCGTTTGGAAAAAGCCGGTGTTGATCTGATCGAATGCAGTTTTTCATGCCCACAGGGAAACATTGGTGAAGATCCGGGCAAGATGCTGGCGCAAAGTTTGAGTGCAACAGAATTGACAGCGCGTTGGGTAAAAGAAGCATCGAAGCGAGTGCCGATCTCGATCAAAATAACTCCGCACGTTACAGATATTGTTGAGGTTGCAAGAGCAGTGAAACGAAGCGGTTGTGATGCGTTGACAGCATCGAATTCTATTCAAGCATTGATGGGAATTGATATTAAGACGTTCGTTCCCAATCCGAGTCTCGGTGGCAAGTCTACCTATAGTGGTATGACCGGTCCCGCGATAAAACCGATCACTCTCCGTACGATAGCCGAGATCGCCCGCAACGTTGATATTCCGATTCTGGGCACAGGCGGCGCAAGCACCTGGAGCGATGCGGTGGAATTTATGTCGGTTGGTGCAGGCGTGGTGGAATTTTGCACGGTGGTGATGCATTACGGTTTCCGTGTCATTGAAGATTTGAAAAACGGAATGTCGCACTATCTCGATGAGATGAAATTTTCATCCCCTGAAGAAATTGTTGGAAAGGCACTGCCCAACATTGTATCGCACGATGAACTGCCAAGAAAACGTATGCGCAATCATATTCATGAGAATTTGTGTATCGGCTGTGATCTATGTTATGTTGCATGCCGCGACGGAGGGCATCATGCGATCGATCAGTTAGAAAATCGCATTGCCCATATTGATTGGAAACGGTGCGTTGGCTGCGGGCTGTGTAAATTCGTCTGTCCGATCGATGGGTGTATTGAGATCATGGAATGGAAATAA
- the ygeW gene encoding knotted carbamoyltransferase YgeW, producing MLNVIQNNLELLKQLHTDMYNRDFLLTWERTDDEIKAVLTVAQLMIDLHKAGISFRAFDTGLAISIFRDNSTRTRFSFASAANALGLGLSELDEEKSQIAHGETVRETANMISFLAEVVGIRDDMFLGEGNKYMREFGAAIQEGYEQGILHQRPSIVNLQCDIDHPTQALADLMQLKNTYGSLENLRGKKIAMTWAYSPSYGKPLSVPQSIIGLMSRFGMDVSLAYPEGYGLIPEVAELAKKQSVEHGSKFEVVNSMDDAFQNADIVYPKSWAPYHVMQKRTVLLSSNDKPGLKELEKECLANNAKFKNWECDEQKMKLTKNGKALYMHCLPADISGVSCTEGEVSKNVFEKYRLATYAEASYKPFVIAAIMFLMRMQNPEEKLQAIVTRNQKRSV from the coding sequence ATGTTGAATGTAATACAAAATAATCTCGAACTTCTGAAACAGCTACACACCGATATGTATAACCGCGATTTTTTGTTAACGTGGGAGCGCACCGATGATGAAATCAAAGCAGTGCTCACAGTAGCGCAATTGATGATTGATTTGCACAAAGCGGGAATTTCATTCCGCGCGTTTGATACGGGACTTGCTATTTCCATCTTCCGCGATAATTCTACGCGCACGCGGTTCAGTTTTGCATCTGCGGCAAATGCACTGGGGTTGGGGCTTTCTGAACTTGATGAAGAAAAATCACAGATTGCCCACGGAGAAACCGTGCGCGAAACGGCAAATATGATTTCGTTCCTAGCTGAAGTCGTCGGTATTCGTGACGATATGTTTCTTGGCGAGGGAAACAAATATATGCGGGAGTTTGGCGCAGCGATTCAGGAAGGGTACGAACAAGGAATATTGCATCAACGTCCGAGTATTGTCAATTTGCAGTGCGATATTGATCATCCCACGCAAGCACTTGCCGATCTTATGCAATTGAAGAATACATACGGTTCATTAGAAAATCTTCGCGGTAAAAAAATTGCGATGACGTGGGCGTACTCACCAAGCTATGGCAAACCACTCTCTGTTCCACAGAGCATTATCGGATTGATGTCGCGCTTTGGAATGGATGTTTCGCTTGCGTATCCTGAAGGATATGGATTGATCCCAGAAGTTGCGGAATTGGCGAAGAAACAGTCAGTTGAGCACGGCAGTAAGTTTGAAGTGGTCAACAGCATGGACGATGCATTTCAGAATGCTGACATCGTGTATCCGAAATCGTGGGCGCCATATCACGTGATGCAAAAGCGCACAGTATTGTTGAGCAGTAACGATAAACCCGGCTTGAAGGAATTAGAGAAAGAATGCCTTGCGAACAATGCAAAATTCAAAAACTGGGAATGTGATGAACAGAAGATGAAATTGACAAAGAATGGCAAAGCATTGTATATGCATTGCCTGCCGGCAGATATTTCTGGTGTCAGTTGTACCGAAGGAGAAGTTTCCAAGAATGTGTTTGAAAAATATCGTCTTGCCACATACGCAGAAGCGAGTTACAAACCGTTCGTTATTGCAGCGATTATGTTCTTGATGCGCATGCAAAATCCCGAAGAAAAACTGCAAGCGATTGTCACCCGAAATCAGAAGCGATCGGTGTAA